TGATTTCCCTctagaaaagaaagaaaacaatttacatgtatatgaaaaagcAAATTAAGTGgtccaaaataaaatcaaaaataattttttgttatttacacATTAACTGAACTAACACtataaattaatgaagtttaGTTCAACTATGGCTATCAAAATGGCCAATCTTTCAGTAGTTGATGCAAGTAGTTGTTGAAAATTATGTACAAAGAGATATGTTTTCATATAAGAGGAGCACATTGtgtgaaattttaataaatacatctaaatgtaaaattttccaCATCTGTGGTTTCACTGTAATCAGCTGCCTTGAATACATATGATAAGTTGAACACCAAAACACTGTACAGGAgccttaaaaaaatgtaatttgggTAAAAAACTGTACACTGcctaacaagaggcccaggggcaacattgctcacctgagcaacaacagCCATAACTCTGATCAAGTCAGCATTACGGTATCAAAATAACTTGACAACAAAGTATGGATCTTGTgcaaaagtttaaaaagaaTTGCTAATctttatccacatattttttatgGTAATACCAAACCCATTTTGTTGTTTTGGTATTAGTGAGAAGATTGTTtctattcctatttaaaaatccCCCCGTTGTGACCCTCTTTTTCTTCAGAGAATCAGGGTTtgatcaaactttaatctgcgcaacctgtgctttcacacaattTTCTGATTTTTGAACTGAATGATTTtcctgaagatttttaaagatttttctctatatcttcctgtgtaaaaatttgacaccaccattgtggcccacaCTACCCccaaggatcatgatttgaacaaacttgaatctcaactacataaggatgcttccacacaagtaatagcttcttgttaattgttttttagaaaaagattttaagggttattttctaaaatttgaacccccccTTCATTAAGGCTGActggtttttgaaaagatttgaaaaatacCCCAAAAGTTTCAAGAAatcttaattatctcccctttcaTGGGGACTTGGCCCTTTATTTGTACAAACTTGAGAGCCCTTCCCCCAAGGATCCTTTGGGCCAAATTTGGCTCAATTTGTCCCAGCGGATCTGGAGAAGATGATAAAATGTTGAAAGTATATGACAACAACACCAATGTCAATGACGATGACAAACAAGGACataatttgatcagaaaagcttacttgagccgttggctcaggtgagctaaaaatgataataaaaggACATTAAAACCAGTTTATTCATCTAACCTTTTAGCTATGTGTACTACGGTCAAGGTAAAGGACTTCCAGCTTGTCATATTAACTCTACTGCAATTTAACCTTATCAGGTTTCAAATAATTAAGAATATAGATTCTAAAATATCTGAGTAAAATGTGACTTAATCAGTCTGATGCAGAAACAAATACACAAAGCACATACTTCTAACTCTGGTATGATTGCTCCAGTTCTCCATCCATGCTTCAAAGAAGGATCCTGTCAACAGAATTACAATTCTTACCATAGTCTTTTTGTTTAATTCTTTAATAGATTTGCAAAAAAAGAttgttattgatatattttatgcatatattgATGAAGCAGATTCtacaatatgaaatattttatttagccAAAAAAGCAGTACACTacaatcaaattcaaattttaaatgaaaggaaACTTACTGCCAAATCACTGTAAACATGGTCTCCAAAATACAGTACATTGAATCCATACCACCCAGTCATGTCCTGTAGCATGTAGTAATTTCCCTACAAAAGTattcatttcaataattttcttgTTAAAGTTTCTTTTTGCATGCcaatttttactttatccaATCGATCACAAAAAATAATAGtgtgtctcaataatttcctaAAAGCCTTCATAAAATCAATTGAAACTAAAattgatactacatgtacatgtattaatttgaaatagaagtatcttttcaaaacaattatttctctttaaacCTATGCACAGATAATGTTACACACATTATAGAATCAACTACAGAAAGCCTAATGACCATGGGACTCTTGTTGTTTcatataaaagtaaacaaattaagtttttgttaatttatttaaattagtaatatgatgatgatgatgttatGTTGATGATTATGTGAATGaacttgattttaataaatgagagaaaaaaattagtaATATAAATACAGAATATTTTAAGAATTTCACTAAGCCATAGAACTAAGACTTGaatgaaataatgatttttgATGACCAGGGGGCAGTTACCAAATTGGTGAGGATCTAACCTCTTTAGACCAGAAACTGCTTAAAGACACACAAGAGGGTGGACCATTAAATTTAACCGTTAATCTTTATGAAATTTGCAGAGGCACATCTTCTGATCATGTTCAGCATATGTAGTGCTTTTATGCCCcaaaattcaaagttatgaaaaaagCTTTTAAACTAGAAATTTGATAAAAGATAAGTTAATATACATCTAATTCAGGTTTATAAAGATAAATTGTCTAATCGAAGTCATAATAGAAATATGTTAGATTAATAATAGCTAATTTCACAAAAAAAGtatgtattttaacaaaaaattgagGGATTGCCTATCAGTTTTTGGAAAAAGAAACATCAAGTGCATGCTTGCTCcaacactattttttaatatgatatgcaaaataatatgaccaattatatatgtatgtggTTTTAGAGCAGCATTGCTCTCTTCACCTCCTACTCttgaatatgaagaaaaaagcTGATGAAATTTTTATGCTTTTGAGAAAATACGGGAAATGGCCCATTTATGTGACTTCATAGAAGCACAACGTATGATCAATGCTTTAAAACTTGTAGATTTCTGTAACTAGCGTATTcagttttatgttttataaaaaaatatctttataatatgatgtttttttcaaatttataaagcATGGGGACAGAAATTAGGCCTTTAGACTATTCAATGCAGTTGTTAAAAAAGCTTATTGGGGGGGACAAAATTGTGTCTAGACAAATGAACAGATGGATAGGGCAATTCCAGTATACCCCTCTAAACTAAGTTTGCTAGGGTATAATGATCAATATTAGcaagttttataaaacaagTTGAAAACGTTCAAAAGGAAATGCTGGATGATCATGAAGAGCCaaagataaaaatcaattaGTTCACTACCAGGTGACCTGGAAAGGCAgacaattattttttactaCAGTATATTTTCCAAACATATACACTGGAACAAATCTTTAATTTCAATGACACAATCACTGATAACTGATCTGTTTACCTGTTGGTAAATTTTTCCTTTGCTTAACTTCAGCACCCTGTCATATGATTCACTATTGGTTTGTGGATCATAGATTCTAAATGGTCTGTAAACAAaagtagattttgaaaaattatccatattaaattgtaaatgaaTAAGTAAAAATAGGTATTTAGAGTTACACAAAAAATCAGGGGCAAACGCATACTGTTTTGCCGTAATGTCTGTACTTAGATCACAGATCTGTTTGCCTGTAATTAACTTATATAAAAATCTATTAAATCTATCAAATTACATAATGCATACTCAACTGTTTTGAGGTTTTGTCTGGTGTAAAAGTGAATAACTCATAGAATATCATTTATATTCAGTCTAGTAATTAGTTTACTAAGGAACAATAATTATTcaagtaaaacttttcaaagttGAGGctatgtgttaaaaaaaaaaacaagagaaaaactGTCAATGGGACAGCAAACcagttttcttttgtgtgaacagtatatGATTTCCATTTGTCTACcataaattgataaacactaaGTAACCTTTCCAGAAAAATGAGGTACTCTTTATGCAATACAATGCAAAATAAGAGACCCATAGGCCACAACGCTCACCTAAACAACAGTTTATATAAAACCAACCAAAATAaagatttacaaatttattcaaattgcCTTCTGGGCACTACTCAGCTATTAAGCAACAGAACATAcagtaatataaaaatacacacgcaaacaaaatattagaaacAGAATGAGGCAATAAGGCCTGCAATATCTAGAAAAGATATGTAGTAGCCGATGGCTTGAGATGTGATGTAGAAGGCCGATGGCCTGATATGTAGTAGCCGATGGCTGATGTGGAAGGCCGATGGCCTGTGTGCGTGTGTTTGTACTAATACAAAATGAGTGAACATTGTACAATTCTTTTGGGGTATAATAACACATGGCCAATTGACCATGTGTGAAATGCCATAACACATGGCTAATTGACCATGTGTGAAATGCAAGTAGTTACCCAAGATCAGATCAAGGTGGTGGTGGGGAGGATGGTGGTACTTTGAGTGTTTACTGTTCAACTGCAAGCTACAAACAGGCTGCTGCGATAATATGATTGGCTTAGCGTAACACGTGATCCAACACAGATGAAATACGATCTGCTCTAcatgattttatataaacaacatttaattacattaaattacattttatataaaaccaaccaaaataaagatttacaaatttattcaaattgcCTTCTGGGCACTACTCAGCTATTAAGCAACAGAACATAcagtaatataaaaatacacacgcaaacaaaatattagaaacAGAATGAGGCAATAAGGCCTGCAATATCTAGAAAAGATATGTAGTAGCCGATGGCTTGAGATGTGATGTAGAAGGCCGATGGCCTGATATGTAGTAGCCGATGGCTGATGTGGAAGGCCGATGGCCTGTGTGCGTGTGTTTGTACTAATACAAAATGAGTGAACATTGTACAATTCTTTTGGGGTATAATAACACATGGCCAATTGACCATGTGTGAAATGCCCAAACGAAGTTATTATAAATGTTAATTGTAATAGCTGAGAGCcccaaaaggaattgggttgaTCACCACCACTCTTGATCTGATAATACACCTTCATGACTAATACACCTTCATCAACTAATATAAGAAACATTCCGACACACAAACAGTACAAATTTCgcaaaataattaaacattgtATCCTGCAACAAATAAGTACGGTACATAGTAACTGCAGTTAAAGGATAACCTCTATGCAAAGTCATTATCTAAGCTACACATAACAATAACAAACATCAGTCCATTTCAACAATCGTGAGATATTGCCAATACATATGCAAAGTAAGTAATCAATTGAAAGTCCATACACCCGACTCACATAGTTCTAGAATTTAAAGACAACACATAGCTTGTTGAGCACGCGATAAAGTTTGGTCATCGGAGCGAATGTATCTGGTATAGCAATCGGAATTCCATCTTCCCAAGGTTTTGATCAGGTGATCCTCTACCTGTCCTGCGGCCGCGGATGTAGCTGCTCCAATCCTAAATGAATGTCCCTGGAATTTCTCATCATCAAAACCAAGCGATTTTAGAatctgttttagttttgatatgaataaatgtCTTGATAAAGGATTTCCACTCTCATCTACGAATAATGCTGAGGACACATTACGGTTGAACCAACTTCGTCGGAACATCAAGTACTTTTTCATACACTGCACTGGACACACGGTTTGACCGGATTGAAATAAACGGATTTGTATTCCTTTTCGAAAAGGGTCGGTTTTGGATCTTCTCAGAATGAGAGTAAAAGCTGTTTCTTCAGTATCCATAACCATGTCTTCCGTACGCAGTATATTGTCTTGTTTTGCGTTGTTTATGGTAAATTCCCCACATCGAAGATAGGCAAAGAATGCTGTGGAACAAGCCGCTTGCAACATAGTATCAAGAAATACTCCGAACATTCCtctttttaatgcattatgGATTTGAACTAACACACTATATGTTATGGGTCTTCTTTTCTCCTTTGTGCACTTTTGCTTCTGAATTCCTCTCATCACTGTTTGTAACCTCACACAAGTATCTGTTGCCGAACACAAAGGATTTGGCACTCCAGCCTTGATGTAATGGAATCTCACCGCTGCAAGATACAATTTGATAGTACTGTGACTCAAATTGAGCATATTGCAGCAGTGGGTAACGAAGTATATCAAGATCTGCTCAGAAATTTCTGGAGGATGATAATCCCTTGCTTCAATTCCAATGGACGATAGAAATTGACAAAACATAGTAAATCCAGTTCTATAGGTACTCCTGGTATTATCACTAATGGATGCCTCACATAACATCCTAGATTCTCTTTCTAATACAGGATTAACTCTTGTATGGGTGGAACTGGGGTTGGAGTTGCTGCTGCCGCCGGAGCTGCTTCGCGGAATCGTGACATCTGGAATCGAGATAAAGAGTCAGCTATAATGTTTATCTTTCCTGGAACATGGtcacataaaattatgaaattgtcAATGGCTGATATCCAAGTTAGTTTTCTAAGTAATTTCATAATCATTGGTGATTTTGATCTACgttttttaatgatttgaacAGTGGCAAGATTATCACACCAGAATTTTATCCTCATCCCCGACCACTTGTGGCCCCATAATACAGCTGCAACCACGATAGGATAAAGTTCCAACAAAGCCATAGATAAGGGGTCATCtcctaaattttgaatttctgacGGCCATTTTCCTTGAAACCATTTACCATCGTAGTAGCCTCCAAATCCCATGGTAGAAGAAGCATctgtatataagcaaatatcAGAAGCGCTGGTCACATTTTCATCCAAAAAGAAAGACTTTCCATTCCATTGCTTTAAGAATGTCTCCCACATAACCAGATCATTTCTGCATTCTTTCGTTAAATTCACATGATGATGTAATTTCTTTACAGAATGTGCCAATGTTAATAAATAGGAAGTAAACGATCTTCCTGCTGGTATTATGCGTGCTGCAAAGTTGAAATGGCCTAAGATACTAAGAAGCTCTCGTTTTGTACATGAACGTTTTGACTTTAAATTCCCAATGAGGAAGAATAGGCGCTCTACTTTCTCTAAAGGTATGCGTGCTTCCATCTTAGATGAGTCCAATATTATTCCTAAGTACTCCATCTCCTCACATGgaccttttgttttcttctcTGATATTGGAATTCCTAATTTATTGAACACCATTGTCAGTATCGCCATGCTTCGGAATCCTTCATCGCCTGTTGGGTCAATAGTCAAGAAATCATCTAACAAATGTAATATATGCTTAATATGGTAATTATTGTTCAAAATCCAGCAAACAGCCTGAGAAAGCATGTCAAAGATTTTTGGACTACTTCTGCATCCAAAGACTAATCTTTTGtagaaataatatttatctcTCCACTTTATTCCATAGTAGGGTTCCACAGATGCCGATAAAGGCAATAATTTGAAAGCATCCACAATGTCTGTCTTGCACATAAGTGAATTATCACCtaatatcttcaaaatattaatagcaTCATCAATTCGAACATACTGGAGTGAGTAATCTTCCTTATCAATAAGACTGTTGATACTGACTTCAGAAATGTGTTCGTGAGGTGATGATAGATCGACTATCAATCTATATTTTTTCGAATATTTTCCTTCCACCACACCAATCGGACTTATACGATATATGTCATAGGGTGGCTTTTCAAACGGACCATCTAAGTATCCCTTGTCTAACTCATATTTGAGTAAATTGTCCACTACATCAGGATTCTTTCTAGCAGAACTTAGATTTTTGCATTCTAATGTTGTAGCTGGTAATTGGGCAATTCCTGTGTCAAATCCTCTTTCCAAACCATTGATAAAAGTATTCACAAAATCTCTATCTGGGTGGTGTTGTAATTCAAGTTTAAAGGCCATGATGTTAATTGGCGttacacatgtatttctctTCCCACAAGAATCCGTTTTTGTAGATGCATTCTCTAGTCACTGTTTCTCCATTGTATTTCCGTCTTTTTGTCTAACAGCAGTTTTGCACTGAATAGATGCATGTTTCCCTAGCTTGCAGGCTGAGCAGATATGAACTAAATTACAGGATTGTCTGTTACAGCCATTTTCTCCATTGAAATTGTTACATATCTCTTTTCCTTTGTGTGTTAATCGCGGTCTGCCTTGAACATCAAGTTGATTGGACGATCCTCTGTATTTAGAATGCACAGGGTTATTTTGGACCGGCTGGACAGGATTTAATTTAGCTTTTGGGCAAAAATGAGCTGTGTGCGTCATACTGTTGCAGCTGTCACATCTAATCACAGTTTGACCCGCGAATATGGAAGTAAACAGTTTCGTGTCTCTAACTGACCAATCGACTCTTATATTTCTTTGATGGAGCAGGGCACTTGCTCTTGCGGAAAATGCCTTGTGATAATCGTAAAAAGCTGGCCCACGCGTCATGGATGCCATCTCTACGATGTCCCTCTCATATGCATCCAACTCTTGTCGTCTCTCAGGATAAACCTCACACATGACGTTTTTAAACTTGGAGAAGGCCAGGATAAATTCGCTTATTGATAGATTTCTCTGCAGTCTGACATCGTGATTTGGTTTGATTAATATGACTTGACCCTCGTTATCTTGGATTTTATGTTCTTCATTTTCACGGGGCAAAAGTAAAGTAGCCAAATTAACATCTTTACCTTGTATAATGTTGTTGCGCAGAGTTGTGGACACCGTCTCTATAAACGGAACAGAATCCGAAGAGACCCGTGTGTTTAGGTCGGTTGTTGTTCCGTACGTCAATGACTGGTTTCTGTTCCCGTTGTGAGCCTGAATGCTGCTGACTGCGTTCGTCAATGATACCAATGACTGTTGTATGTTTTCTACAGCGTGGGTGAGCGAGTCTACTTTCGCTTCGGTGGACATCCGCCCAGCCTCACTTTCGATAACATCAGATGAAGTTGCCGGAAGTACGGGTAAGACGTCGCCATTTTGAATCGCGTTACAGTCAATTCCTTCCCCGCTTGGTATTGTTCTGTCACTCGATTGGTTTGAATTCAAAACATTGTCTCGATATATCTGAATCAACTGCGACTTTTTCAAAGAAGCTGGCACCAAGATACTTGCCTCTTTAAGTCTCCGAATTAACTCGGTCACCGACCAATTTTCAGGCTCGTTTTCATCCCATCGTGGAATTTCACCGCGTGTACGTACATTTCTAACGGGTTGGCTCGCCTGTTTTCGCTTTCTTCCAGTCATGTCTAGTCTATTAATATCACATGTAAGAGGTTAAAAGTCAAGGGCTGAAGGCACTCAGCCGTGTCTTGTAAACACAACACACGTGGATTAACGTTAGTTACTTTCACTATATATTTAACACCTTTCACAATGTTGTTTATGTTCCgcgttaatatcgacgataAATCCAAATGAATTAGGGTATATTCCAAAGGAATCGGTATAAAATACTTTGAGTGTTTACTGTTCAACTGCAAGCTACAAACAGGCTGCTGCGATAATATGATTGGCTTAGCGTAACACGTGATCCAACACAGATGAAATACGATCTGCTCTAcatgattttatataaacaacatttaattacattaaattacatttattgtatcattcactttcaaatttatgaatatgaaaatacagtaaaatttgTCGAATCCAGATGTTGTGCATTATGGCATGTTGTTCAATGCAGCAAAATTATTCAGTCCCTTGACATTTTCTAAGTatcatttatgttaaaaaaaggtTGTGCAATCTGGCCATTTATCGGTCGGCCTTATGCCGGATAATTATTACTcaattatcgaataattttcCTGCCATTGCTATTGATTTGATACCCTTAAGTCTTACCAGAATACAcattttttagccaaaattagATAATTAAATTATACTTCACGCCATTTTTTTTAGGCCATGATTCTGGATACTGAGTAAGACTGTCGATATTGTTTGTAATGCCCGTTGTGTGGTTACACTTACAGAGTTACATTTTATTCTGTCAAAATGTTTCATTCTATATTAAATTGtcatgtatattaatatttatccaTTATTCCCTGCATCAAAACAGTTCTTGCCATTACTTAATCAGCCACTTGTTGACTTGTGGCGTCgtcaatgtttatttaatacTTTCCAGTGAAGCATGCACTTGTCTCGTGATGGACTTTTCAGATTAATTGgatgtttataaatttatcaattaCGATGATTTAATTGAACAAGAGACCCACAGGCCACATCACTCGcctgaacaacagttccttgtttcatttacatatattcgttttttaaacattttaccaatatatttctattttaaacttttaacacCTCTTGGGACCCAAGTATTAGCCCAGGGaccacaattttaacaatttagaatctacatcaTCTTAGGATGCTTGCATTGTAatttcacaaattgtagcattgtaattcttaaaaaagaagatttttaaacgttttctATGATAAACTTTGAACTCCTCTTGGGGCCTCAGTAATAGTTGGGccatcaatatttatttatgtgttTAATCTTTAATCATTAAACAGAAATTGCTGGTCTTTGATACCACTACTGCCTTTAGacaccatttttaaaaatagttttctaTAAACAGAGAACTCTTTCTTGTGGTTAATAACTTTCGATTTtggatgttatttttttaaacactcaTTACAACTGGATAATAGCAAAGTAATATAACGAATTGGAGCATAGTAGTtcttgagatgaagatttttgaacattttccctatatatttctatgttaaaatttgaacccctcatggggccccagtattggtccaggggtcatgattttaataatttacaatctacattatttgaggatgcttgcattgtagtctcacaaattgaagcattgtgaTGATTGAAAAAAGATTTGAGAACTTTTAGCTATATAtctcaaactttgaaccccgaaGGGGCCTCAGTATTGGTCCAGGGgtaatgatttaaacaatttatgaTCTTCATTATTTTAGGATGCTTGAACTGTAATATTACAAATTTGTGCattgtggttcttgagaagaagatttgaaaacattttccctatacatttctatgttaaataTGAACCCCTGATGGGGCCTCAGTATTAGtctgggggtcacgattttgacAATTGATCATCTACATTGAGGATGGTTGCATAGTAATATCACAAATTGGAGCAttgtggttcttaagaagaagttttttaaacattctccctaaatatttttactttaaaatttgaacccctgATGGGGCTCCAGTATTGGTGCAGGTGTCACGATAATGACAATtcagaatcttcactatacattgattatacaagctttggtgtaaatattagCATTTCTGGTGctgtggttcttaagaagatttCTTAAGACATGCACcgtattttaactttttcacaattatctcccttttataAAGGGATTTGCCcgttatttaaataatttagaattcccttaccataaggatgctttgtaccaagtttggttaaattttgcccagtggttctagagaagaaatCAGAAATGTGAAAAGCTttcagacagatggacggacagacaacAGATGACCGACAACAAGTGATCAGTGTCTCAAGTTTGACTATGCGACATGTCATCCAGAATACTGTAGATACCTTATTAaatgtgaggaattaatattccCGTAAAAttgcggattttaaaatctcacttttatttATCAGACAGATATCAACTAAATGAAGCTATATagacaatctaattaaaattggaTGTTATATCTGTTCACTTACTCGCTACACAAAATATAACTTGTGTAGTAAGTAAGCGAGCGGATccaacatctaattttaattagattgctatattttatattctcacaatttgatgcaaaacagttGAGTCGTGGAATTAAGAACTTGTGTAAAATAAGGATTCTACAGTACCTTTCATCTATATTAATAGCTTTGATAAGTTCAATCTTTGTCTTGGTCTCTTTTCCACATTTCAGCACACCcattttaaacttatcaatatttaaatattaagtcTAAAGATGCATGATGAATACCTTTTTGATTCATTGAAAAACTTGGGTTTTCTAGCTTTTGTAATGATGACTTCAAAAAGATCTCTCCAGTGATTCCCTATCAAGAACTTCATTCCAGCATCTCTGTAAGAGAAAAGTctcatgtatattcaaaatataaaatacaagtaTATTTGCGATGTTgtgaattacagtaaaacacgcttataacgaagtgccaggaACGggcaatttaacttcgttataagcgtaattcgttatatccgtcatgTTTACAACATtaaatagagacttggggaatgaaattcacttcgctgtaaccgtgttttactgtagttaTCAATTGACACTCTATGGTTGTACTACAACTTGCTTTATATTTGTGTTTGCATGCATGTGTATGTAGTTAAACTTACACAAAGGGGAAGCCACTGTTTGTGATCAAAAAAAGTTGTTTTCCCTGGCTCACCAGTGATTCTAATAAATCACTTGTACCAGAATCTTTGTCTAAATATGTTTCtgtaattcaaaaaaaaaactgtaatcAGATAACATGCAGATTGTATCATATCTTACTAGATCATATGAAACAATACCATATGATACAAGTTCATAATTATGATACACtaacatatcaaataattataatatatcatatcaaataatatgatgccatatcatgatacaatataattgtaTAACATAGGGTactatcaaataatatatatgatacaatgttgtataacacaatatcatatgatatctTACAATATTTTACCACATGACACgatatcataatacaatattgtatatcatatacagcactacaatatcatattaaaggCGCATGgccacaattttggtcaaattctatttttattatttaaaatgctttaaaaatgcatttc
This is a stretch of genomic DNA from Crassostrea angulata isolate pt1a10 chromosome 4, ASM2561291v2, whole genome shotgun sequence. It encodes these proteins:
- the LOC128181420 gene encoding uncharacterized protein LOC128181420, which produces MLCEASISDNTRSTYRTGFTMFCQFLSSIGIEARDYHPPEISEQILIYFVTHCCNMLNLSHSTIKLYLAAVRFHYIKAGVPNPLCSATDTCVRLQTVMRGIQKQKCTKEKRRPITYSVLVQIHNALKRGMFGVFLDTMLQAACSTAFFAYLRCGEFTINNAKQDNILRTEDMVMDTEETAFTLILRRSKTDPFRKGIQIRLFQSGQTVCPVQCMKKYLMFRRSWFNRNVSSALFVDESGNPLSRHLFISKLKQILKSLGFDDEKFQGHSFRIGAATSAAAGQVEDHLIKTLGRWNSDCYTRYIRSDDQTLSRAQQAMCCL